catgtgaaacttgagggacttcgaacagaagccgctctgtctcttcgctttgtcctcttcctgatttgttcctgtgtgtgttcgtcctctgagagcttgacgccgttgcgcacagttactcgccacttgacacgctcatctgcaatgctttcccagcgacttggatcaattctggtcttggtcaggtctctcttgcagacatccttgaaatgAAGATGtggtcgtcccactggcctcacaccttcctgaagttcgccgtacagcagctgtttcggtatccgttcaggatccatgcgcctgacatgtcccaaccatcttagacgtcgatgactcaggagtcCAAAGATGCTGGTTttgcttgcacgatgaaagacttcggtgttgggtgctctatctctccaagagatttgaaggatcttccggagacagcggagatggaagctgttgagtcgagattcatgcctagaaagagttgtccatgtctcacagctatagagaagggtgcttataacacaagcgttgtagacttttaatttagtttttgtggtaagcagtccgttgttccatactctgtttttcaatctagccatgacagatgatgccttttcgattctgttagtaagttcagtgtccatggacaagttgctacatattgtggatcccaattaggtaaagtcatcaactatctggagaggATTTCCATTAATGCtaatggatggaaggttggtagtgctctgcgcgatgatcttagtcttttgaaggctgatgagtagaccaaacttttcacaggcatttgataatttgttgattatatactgcagctcatcttctgcGTTCGCTACTAGAACTGCATCGTTtgcatataacaactcacggataacaactgtatttacgttggtcttggccttgaggcgagcaatgttgaaaagatttccatcagacctcgtatgtagatacactccctcctctcagttttcaaaggcaaatctgagcagaagggaaaagaaaatcccaaataatgtaggagctaacacacacccctgtttcacaccgctattaacagggggtgcttctgatgttttaccgttgaagcaaattgttgcttgtgttttctcatggaaagagacaattatctgcagtagtttaggtgggcatccaatcttctgcaacagtttgaaaagcccatttctgctcactaaatcaaacgctttaacaacgtcaatgaaagcaatataaagtggcctctgctgctcacgacatttctcttgtagctgtcttaaggagaagatcatatctacAGTTGACCGGAcgggcctgaagccacactgagattctggaagctaagatctgtaatcgcattaggatgagtcttgcataagctttcccggctacacttagtaataaaatgcctcggtaattgttacagtcacttctgttcgCTTTCTGCTTATACagagtaactatcctcgaattccgcatactcatcgggacataaccttcttcccagctggttgtgataagtgaatataaatgtttgagaagaacagactttttatacttaataacctctgcagggatcccatcttcacctggggcctttccgttagcaagggaatctatttctctactaagttcttccatagtaggcattgcatctagatcttccataactggcatttgtttgagtcacatgcatccttgctaacttctggaggtagtgttcaacccagcgttccatttgtttgccttcatcagtaatgacttcacacgccttggacttcagaggagctgtttttctgacagttggtccaattgctttcttaataccatcgtacattgccttagcattcccagagtcggccgctttctgtatacctgcacataaattcagccagtagttatttgcgcatctcctggatgtttgctgtgccctgttctttgcttttcgtaggtcatctcgagctctttcatttgggtttcttttgtaagcaagcagggctttccgtttagcctcagtgcCTGGTTCCATTTCATCCCAATTTTGCCCGTACCAGTCGTTAttactttttccttttattccataggccaatactgctgagttgtagattgcaccagagagttttgcccatttcttatcaacattcctttctgcttgcacttttcctgggaaagcactttcaaaattactggcaaaatcctgctttctttgtgtgtcatgaacatgatctgtgttgatacggggatgacctctcggtttagcgtggtgacatttcttaggagtgagcctcaatgtgcacgCCACTAGGGCGTGGTCTgtgttgcaatcagcactatgataacttcgtgtcagtagcacatttttgagaccagtacgcctagctatgactaagtcaagttgatgccagtgGTGAGAGCGCGGGTATCTCCAAgacaccttgtgctgatccttaagctggaaatatgtgtttgtcatacagagtccataaaagcagcaaccttcaagcagtctctggccattttcattcatttttcccaccccatgatgtcccaggcaattcggccatatgtcgttatctgatccaactctagcATTAAAG
The nucleotide sequence above comes from Schistocerca piceifrons isolate TAMUIC-IGC-003096 chromosome 7, iqSchPice1.1, whole genome shotgun sequence. Encoded proteins:
- the LOC124709050 gene encoding uncharacterized protein LOC124709050; the encoded protein is MCPRYIDDAQEVDFIRKTAVIDRELHRLNVDIARLRETRLPDAGSIREDNYIFFWQGKSQDEPNHSVGFAVKNALLDCTVPPSGGTERIIDLKICSSSGTVNILNVYAATLSSSMEEKDLFYDLLSDRTAKVPSTETLCIHGDFNARVGSDNDIWPNCLGHHGVGKMNENGQRLLEGCCFYGLCMTNTYFQLKDQHKVSWRYPRSHHWHQLDLVIARRTGLKNVLLTRSYHSADCNTDHALVACTLRLTPKKCHHAKPRGHPRINTDHVHDTQRKQDFASNFESAFPGKVQAERNVDKKWAKLSGAIYNSAVLAYGIKGKSNNDWYGQNWDEMEPGTEAKRKALLAYKRNPNERARDDLRKAKNRAQQTSRRCANNYWLNLCAGIQKAADSGNAKAMYDGIKKAIGPTVRKTAPLKSKACEVITDEGKQMERWVEHYLQKLARMHVTQTNASYGRSRCNAYYGRT